TATGTATTTGATTGTCGGATTAATTACGCTTTAACAGTAGTAGTTATATTAATTAGTATGCCGTCTGTTTTTGGATTTTCGTATATAATATCTGGTATAGTATTAAAATTTAAAGAAATATTTGCATTTTTACAGGTTATAAGTGGAGTTTTGCTTATTTTTAGTGGTGTAAGCCAACCTGCAACATTCCTGCCTTACAATTTAGGGAAATTAAGTAGATTTATAGTTTTTGAAAAAATGATTTATACATTTAGACGAGTTGTAATTGATTCTGCATCTTTTTTAGCAATATATAGTCAATTGATATATATATTTATTTATGGATTTGTTCTGAATATAATTGCTGTCTTCGTCTTTTATTATTTTAAGAAGAAAGTGATGAAAAATGGGGATGTGTTTTATGTTTGATAAAGCATATGTATTTTTAAAAAAGGAATTACTTTTTCTAATTAGATATCCGATGCAAATAATTTTTGAAATACTTTTACCTGTGATTAATATGTTACCTGCTATATTTCTAGCAATATATCTAACATCATCTAACCATATTAAAAGTTTTGAGAAAGTTACAGGAACAAATAATTATTTTGTTTTTATTAGTATTGGTATTGTTTTTTCTATATTTAATTCTATCCAAGAACAAACAAGCTATGTTTTATCTAAAGAAATGTGGATGGGCACTTTAGAGCAAATTTGGATTTCTCCCGTAAAGAAAATTAATTTGGTATTAGGGTGGATATTCTTTAGTTTTATAAAGGCAATATTGTATACTATTGCTTCAGCAATAATTTTAAAGTTTATATTTATATACTTAAATATAAGTTTTAGTATTTATAGTTTACCATTATTAGTTTTATCGTTTTTGCTTTTATTAGCTGTTTCGGTTTGTAGCGGGATAATCATATGTAGTATTACTCTAAACATAAAGCAGTTAGATTCTTTTGTATTTTTAATAACGGGAGCTGTGCCATTGTTAAGTGGAAGTACATTCCCGATTTCTGTGCTTCCACCGAAAATACAACTGATTTCAAAGGTGTTGCCAACAACTTATATATTTGATTTAATTAGACATTCTATACTTAAGAGCAATACTATATTCGACCCAATTATGGAATTAACCCTGGTTTTCTTTTATGTGATTATTATGATGATTATATCTGTCTTTATCTTTAAACTATTAAAAAGAAGGGTTGAAAAATGTGGGACAATCTATATGATGTAAGAGATAAATTTTGTTCACGAAGAAGCGTTAGGAATTATTTGAATGTTAGTCTTGACCAGGATGTAATTAAAGTATTAATGGAAATCGGATATAGTGGACCTGTCTCAGGAGGACTAAGGTGTGTTTTTATAAAAGAGATAAGTAATAGCGAAGAAAAATACATTTGTTATAAAGGAACTTATTATCAGAAACATGTTTTAAGAGCACCACATATTTTTTTAATTGGATGTAATGATTCGATTATTGAAGAGAAATATAACGGAGAGTTTGTAAATATATTTAGTTGTCAAAATTCGGTTATTGCTGCACAAAACATTATTATTGCTGCACATGAAATGGGAATCGGGACATGTTTTGTAGGGGCAATTAGAAAAGATGTAATAATAGATGGGTTAAAACTGGACAAAGGCTATAACCCTTGGTGTATATTATGCCTAGGTATAGGTAGGGATGATAACATTGGAATATAAAAACATGGATATGATTATAAAATTTGATGATGAGCATAAAAATTTTATTCTTATAA
The sequence above is a segment of the Thermoanaerobacter ethanolicus JW 200 genome. Coding sequences within it:
- a CDS encoding ABC transporter permease; this translates as MRHILAAAKSEFLILSRYPLNLFYNIIAVLFSLLPLFYIAKIYNVEQAQYLWILSGSLFWMYISQALWTIGLSLRKEQEMGTLEQILMSPSNLIYIMLGKSIVTVGINSLTLLVGLLLIRYVFDCRINYALTVVVILISMPSVFGFSYIISGIVLKFKEIFAFLQVISGVLLIFSGVSQPATFLPYNLGKLSRFIVFEKMIYTFRRVVIDSASFLAIYSQLIYIFIYGFVLNIIAVFVFYYFKKKVMKNGDVFYV
- a CDS encoding nitroreductase family protein, giving the protein MWDNLYDVRDKFCSRRSVRNYLNVSLDQDVIKVLMEIGYSGPVSGGLRCVFIKEISNSEEKYICYKGTYYQKHVLRAPHIFLIGCNDSIIEEKYNGEFVNIFSCQNSVIAAQNIIIAAHEMGIGTCFVGAIRKDVIIDGLKLDKGYNPWCILCLGIGRDDNIGI
- a CDS encoding ABC transporter permease, producing the protein MFDKAYVFLKKELLFLIRYPMQIIFEILLPVINMLPAIFLAIYLTSSNHIKSFEKVTGTNNYFVFISIGIVFSIFNSIQEQTSYVLSKEMWMGTLEQIWISPVKKINLVLGWIFFSFIKAILYTIASAIILKFIFIYLNISFSIYSLPLLVLSFLLLLAVSVCSGIIICSITLNIKQLDSFVFLITGAVPLLSGSTFPISVLPPKIQLISKVLPTTYIFDLIRHSILKSNTIFDPIMELTLVFFYVIIMMIISVFIFKLLKRRVEKCGTIYMM